One window of Vibrio atlanticus genomic DNA carries:
- the hmpA gene encoding NO-inducible flavohemoprotein, producing the protein MLNNLHINIIKSTIPLLESAGPALTQHFYQRMFTHNPELKDIFNMTHQRTGRQGVALFEAIAAYAKNIENLAALTSAVERIAQKHTSFNIQPDHYQIVGLHLIETLRELAADAFTPEVEEAWTAAYLFLAQVFIDREAELYLQRKQAVGGWEAARAFVIADKIEESALVTSFILQPKDGGDVLDYTPGQYIGIEVKPEGAQYSEIRQYSLSDKPNGKQYRISVKREGQGQETQGVVSNHMHDTVAVGDEVSLYAPAGDFMYQERSKPVTLISAGVGVTPMQSMLEFLNNQQKNEPVLYLHACENVGQHSFTTRVKDIVADKGWEAKTWYMNKGESACENTHEGQMDLASISDTKGFEESDFYICGPVGFMKNIVEQLDALKVDRSRVHYEVFGPHANF; encoded by the coding sequence ATGCTAAACAATCTACATATCAACATCATCAAATCGACGATTCCTCTTTTAGAAAGCGCAGGCCCTGCTTTAACTCAACACTTCTATCAACGCATGTTCACGCATAACCCTGAATTGAAAGATATCTTCAATATGACTCACCAAAGAACAGGTCGCCAAGGTGTCGCACTGTTTGAAGCTATCGCGGCTTATGCAAAGAACATCGAAAATCTAGCAGCGTTAACCTCAGCGGTTGAGCGTATTGCACAGAAACACACAAGCTTTAATATTCAACCAGACCATTACCAAATCGTTGGTCTTCACCTAATTGAAACACTGCGTGAATTAGCTGCTGATGCATTCACCCCAGAAGTAGAAGAAGCGTGGACTGCGGCTTACCTATTCTTAGCGCAAGTATTCATCGACCGTGAAGCTGAACTTTACCTACAGCGCAAGCAAGCTGTTGGTGGTTGGGAAGCTGCACGTGCATTCGTAATTGCAGATAAAATTGAAGAATCAGCATTAGTAACAAGCTTCATCCTACAACCAAAAGATGGCGGTGACGTTCTGGATTATACGCCAGGACAATATATTGGTATCGAAGTGAAACCTGAAGGTGCTCAGTACAGCGAGATCCGTCAATACTCACTATCAGACAAGCCAAACGGCAAGCAGTACCGAATTTCTGTGAAACGTGAAGGCCAAGGTCAAGAAACTCAAGGCGTAGTATCTAATCACATGCACGATACTGTTGCTGTCGGTGATGAAGTTAGCCTATATGCCCCAGCGGGTGACTTCATGTATCAAGAGCGTAGCAAGCCAGTAACGCTTATCTCTGCAGGTGTGGGTGTAACACCAATGCAATCAATGCTTGAGTTCTTAAACAACCAGCAGAAAAACGAACCTGTACTGTACCTTCACGCTTGTGAAAACGTAGGTCAACACTCTTTCACGACTCGCGTTAAAGATATTGTTGCCGATAAAGGTTGGGAAGCGAAAACGTGGTACATGAACAAAGGCGAGTCTGCGTGTGAGAACACACATGAAGGTCAAATGGATCTAGCGTCTATCTCCGATACTAAAGGCTTTGAAGAGAGTGATTTCTATATCTGTGGCCCTGTTGGTTTCATGAAAAACATCGTAGAGCAGTTAGACGCACTTAAAGTAGATCGCTCACGCGTACACTACGAAGTCTTTGGCCCTCACGCTAATTTCTAA